One genomic segment of bacterium includes these proteins:
- a CDS encoding oligosaccharide flippase family protein codes for MSNIRTLGKDTLIYGLGSVLQKFIGVILLPFYTRALSPSEYGILDTLATLSFFISVIFGFGLEGATGRYFFIADTDIEKGKVLYTSVIIKNVANWLPVLFLLPFSSNISQILFDSSGYSWVIAIALMTIPLSNTASLQNLLFRYYREVWKFTVILLLRAIINPLAGVLLVVVFKFGVLGAVSSTFISVLITLIVGYLYYARKKYIKQFSWMWAKKMLKFGFPLIFTGILSWVNSVSDRFFILHYSTLDQIGLFSIGGTFSQPITLINMAISMSSIVIFMSMYSEEKEEEKPKTKAFLTKIWYRYLAIAISVAAFISVFSYDLVKFITTPDYVGSILAIPFLLFSHILFMSSEITGNGMTLKEQSKPYFWILLSAAGTNFGLNFYFVPNFGFVGAAITTIMSNVVYFLISYYWSQKVFYIKRNFFKPAIYFLICLSIAIFFPFYELKSGVNISYLVKTAALILVLTLPFIFKMVDYGLITNLYNNLMQKIKG; via the coding sequence ATGTCTAATATCAGAACTCTGGGAAAAGATACTCTTATCTATGGTCTTGGTTCTGTCCTTCAAAAATTCATTGGCGTTATACTATTACCATTTTATACACGGGCATTAAGTCCGTCGGAATACGGTATACTTGATACATTAGCTACACTAAGCTTCTTCATTTCCGTAATTTTTGGATTTGGGTTAGAGGGTGCAACTGGCAGGTACTTTTTTATTGCAGATACGGATATAGAAAAAGGCAAAGTATTGTACACTTCAGTAATTATTAAAAATGTTGCAAACTGGCTGCCTGTATTGTTCTTACTGCCCTTTAGCAGTAACATTTCTCAAATATTATTTGATAGTTCAGGTTATAGTTGGGTTATTGCTATTGCTCTAATGACGATTCCGTTATCGAATACCGCCAGTTTACAGAATCTACTATTTCGCTATTATCGTGAAGTTTGGAAATTTACTGTTATCTTATTACTCCGTGCAATAATAAACCCGCTTGCAGGTGTTCTGCTGGTTGTAGTTTTTAAATTCGGTGTTCTTGGTGCTGTTTCATCAACATTTATTAGTGTTCTTATTACTTTAATCGTTGGTTACTTGTATTATGCACGTAAAAAATATATCAAACAATTCAGTTGGATGTGGGCAAAAAAAATGCTCAAATTCGGTTTCCCTTTAATTTTTACAGGAATTTTATCCTGGGTAAATAGTGTATCCGATCGTTTTTTCATACTTCATTATTCCACATTGGATCAGATTGGCTTATTCTCCATAGGAGGAACTTTTTCACAGCCTATTACTTTAATAAATATGGCTATATCAATGAGTTCAATTGTAATATTTATGTCTATGTATAGTGAAGAAAAGGAAGAGGAGAAACCTAAAACCAAAGCTTTTCTAACAAAGATTTGGTACAGATATCTTGCAATTGCAATATCTGTTGCTGCATTCATTTCTGTTTTCAGCTATGATTTAGTAAAATTTATAACTACGCCAGATTATGTTGGGAGTATTTTGGCCATTCCTTTTTTACTATTCAGCCACATCTTATTTATGAGTAGTGAAATTACTGGAAACGGTATGACGCTAAAAGAACAGAGTAAACCATATTTCTGGATACTGTTAAGTGCTGCAGGGACTAATTTTGGACTTAATTTTTATTTTGTGCCTAACTTCGGTTTTGTAGGAGCAGCAATTACAACAATAATGTCTAATGTTGTTTACTTTCTGATATCATATTACTGGTCACAAAAAGTATTTTACATAAAAAGAAATTTCTTTAAGCCAGCGATTTACTTTTTAATATGCCTATCTATCGCAATATTTTTTCCATTCTATGAGTTGAAAAGCGGAGTGAATATATCTTACCTGGTTAAAACGGCAGCTTTGATTTTGGTGTTAACATTACCTTTTATTTTTAAGATGGTTGATTATGGTTTAATTACAAATTTGTACAATAATTTAATGCAAAAAATAAAAGGATGA
- a CDS encoding glycosyltransferase family 4 protein: protein MYKVIYIDRIAGHSPTIPSSIKDGDNYFTIGWGGISARKFKEFNSQVTVECWKTDYKAEQIYSREISGVEFKIFPAIYIKYFGDFSRYMLRQLREELSKKQPTIIHITSIRHLLFLNVFLRLKKYPVVVQNNGESSAIYKSKISSGIKKLFYLLNIPLQKAFFKNIDLLYILDDRLRAFLPETGALIKKQTLGVMPERFYPLDKNDAKNLLNLDPNKKYILYVGKLNYTKSPDILIDIFKELKKNRKDIELLIVGTNEGDPLINYAKEAGAMVYGRILHTDVHKYLSAAEVYILAKYSKEHVFGGIGLLPVESLLCNTPVIGGSLENFPEADRESVGFAVSETEQMKDAILKVIDKEVVFSNLREIAVKHYSWEKISKNTAVDFQELINKYYC from the coding sequence ATGTATAAAGTAATTTACATTGATAGAATTGCTGGGCATTCTCCGACTATTCCTTCTAGCATAAAAGACGGTGATAATTATTTTACTATCGGTTGGGGCGGAATAAGTGCTCGAAAATTCAAAGAATTTAATTCTCAAGTGACAGTAGAATGCTGGAAAACAGATTATAAAGCTGAGCAAATTTATTCAAGAGAAATTTCCGGAGTTGAATTTAAAATATTTCCTGCTATTTACATTAAATACTTTGGGGATTTCTCCAGATATATGTTACGACAACTAAGAGAAGAACTCTCAAAAAAACAACCAACTATTATTCATATAACCAGCATCCGACATTTATTATTTTTAAATGTTTTCTTAAGATTAAAAAAATATCCGGTAGTTGTGCAAAATAATGGAGAATCATCTGCGATTTATAAATCTAAAATTTCGAGCGGGATTAAAAAACTTTTTTATTTATTAAATATTCCACTCCAGAAAGCATTTTTTAAGAATATAGACTTGCTTTATATACTTGATGATAGGTTGAGGGCATTCCTTCCTGAAACTGGAGCTTTAATAAAAAAACAGACACTTGGAGTAATGCCTGAAAGATTCTATCCTTTAGATAAAAATGATGCAAAAAATCTTTTAAACCTTGATCCAAATAAAAAATATATTCTTTATGTGGGAAAACTTAATTATACAAAAAGCCCTGATATTTTAATTGATATCTTTAAAGAATTAAAAAAAAATAGAAAAGATATTGAATTACTGATAGTAGGTACGAATGAAGGCGATCCATTGATTAATTATGCAAAAGAGGCAGGTGCAATGGTTTATGGAAGAATTTTACACACTGATGTTCATAAATATTTATCCGCTGCAGAAGTATATATCCTCGCAAAGTATTCCAAAGAACATGTCTTCGGAGGTATAGGATTACTTCCTGTTGAATCTTTACTATGCAATACACCAGTAATTGGCGGAAGTTTGGAAAACTTTCCGGAGGCGGATAGAGAATCTGTTGGTTTTGCAGTTTCAGAAACTGAGCAGATGAAAGATGCTATTTTAAAAGTTATCGACAAGGAAGTAGTGTTTAGTAATTTAAGAGAAATTGCTGTTAAACACTATTCGTGGGAAAAAATTAGTAAAAATACAGCAGTCGATTTTCAAGAATTAATAAATAAATACTATTGTTAA
- a CDS encoding FkbM family methyltransferase, producing the protein MKEMFRKIVYKYDILFRLYYNFIYKPLDKISIFLDDLSRSKKGKIFFIQVGANDGNWGDKIYKFIRRDNWNGILIEPQKVIFKRLLNNYKKRNNLFFENVAIDSTEGERNLYKIGFTDSPWASGISSFIKNDVQKLIDAGYIEKMANAESIDLPSDKAEWISEEKVKVQTLKNIIDKYRVNKIDLLVIDAEGYDFEIIKTIPFEQIKPTIIIYENSHFSEDIKKNCQNFLINFGYKIIPAEGNTVAELV; encoded by the coding sequence ATGAAAGAAATGTTTAGAAAAATAGTTTATAAGTATGATATCTTATTCAGATTATATTATAATTTTATATACAAGCCACTTGATAAAATTTCTATTTTTCTTGATGATTTAAGCAGAAGCAAGAAAGGAAAAATATTCTTCATACAAGTTGGCGCTAACGATGGAAACTGGGGAGACAAAATATATAAGTTCATTAGACGTGACAATTGGAATGGTATTTTAATCGAGCCACAAAAGGTGATCTTTAAGCGCTTGTTAAATAATTATAAAAAGAGAAACAACCTTTTTTTTGAAAATGTAGCAATCGATTCTACTGAAGGGGAGAGAAACTTGTACAAAATTGGTTTCACTGATTCACCATGGGCATCCGGGATTTCTTCATTTATTAAGAATGACGTTCAAAAACTGATTGATGCCGGATATATCGAAAAAATGGCAAATGCAGAATCAATTGATTTGCCTTCTGATAAGGCAGAATGGATAAGCGAAGAGAAAGTTAAAGTCCAAACTCTCAAAAATATTATTGATAAATATCGAGTGAATAAAATCGATTTACTAGTGATTGATGCTGAAGGTTATGACTTTGAAATTATTAAAACCATTCCTTTTGAGCAAATTAAACCTACTATAATTATTTATGAGAATTCACATTTTAGTGAGGACATAAAGAAAAACTGTCAAAATTTTTTAATTAATTTTGGCTACAAAATAATACCAGCTGAAGGTAATACTGTTGCGGAATTAGTATAA